From the Synechococcus sp. HK01-R genome, one window contains:
- the pxcA gene encoding proton extrusion protein PcxA — protein sequence MAMRNWISTFGQANARDLNSDLDRGYEAALLIQSLELEYYGDRPIRTELELSVPRSVQATILRKFKSALNVCRTTLDSLESQRGQLDMQELRQLQLIESVVNRYTPRRTASAPTMSRAPDPLPRSLLGVVDTVRRQLDPTAEATLVAGFRRRRDSTLISLKVLLLLILVPLLIQQVSRTYIISPMVDRYAPDLPFLSYPKPQLEEQAVEKLRVYKAEIEFDALLRGKAIPSQEELQQALAVKAEELKEEADSESTHAVKNVLSDLAALIAFVVVCVVSREELRVLRGFFDEAVYGLSDSAKAFAIILFTDIFVGFHSPEGWTVLLDGIANHFGFPARDNFILLFIATFPVILATIFKYWIFRYLNRVSPSSVATLRGMNGGG from the coding sequence ATGGCGATGCGCAACTGGATCAGCACCTTCGGTCAGGCCAATGCCCGCGACCTCAATAGTGATCTGGACAGGGGCTACGAGGCAGCCCTGCTGATCCAGAGCCTTGAACTGGAGTACTACGGAGATCGCCCCATACGGACTGAGCTTGAGCTCTCCGTACCACGCTCGGTGCAGGCCACCATCCTGCGAAAGTTCAAGTCAGCTCTGAATGTCTGTCGCACTACGCTCGACAGCCTCGAATCACAGAGAGGCCAGCTGGACATGCAAGAACTGCGCCAGCTTCAGCTAATTGAAAGTGTTGTGAATCGGTACACCCCCAGGCGCACGGCTTCAGCTCCAACGATGAGTCGGGCTCCCGATCCGCTGCCGAGGTCTTTGCTCGGTGTGGTTGACACCGTAAGGCGTCAACTGGATCCTACCGCTGAAGCCACGCTGGTGGCCGGATTCCGCCGAAGGAGGGATTCGACGCTGATCTCCCTCAAGGTGCTGTTGTTACTGATCTTGGTGCCTTTACTGATTCAACAGGTCAGTCGGACCTACATCATTAGCCCGATGGTGGACCGTTATGCCCCAGACCTGCCTTTTCTCAGCTATCCAAAACCCCAACTTGAGGAGCAAGCTGTTGAGAAACTGAGAGTTTACAAGGCAGAGATTGAGTTTGACGCACTGTTACGAGGTAAAGCTATTCCAAGCCAGGAAGAATTGCAACAGGCGCTTGCGGTAAAAGCCGAGGAACTAAAGGAGGAAGCCGATTCCGAGAGCACCCATGCCGTTAAGAATGTTCTATCTGATCTAGCTGCTCTGATCGCATTCGTCGTCGTTTGCGTCGTGAGCAGGGAAGAGCTCAGAGTTCTGCGAGGCTTTTTTGATGAAGCCGTCTATGGCCTCAGCGACTCAGCCAAAGCGTTTGCAATCATCCTGTTCACAGATATTTTTGTCGGATTTCACAGCCCCGAAGGATGGACAGTGCTACTCGACGGAATTGCCAATCATTTCGGATTCCCAGCACGAGATAATTTCATTCTCCTCTTTATCGCCACCTTCCCCGTGATCCTTGCAACCATCTTTAAATATTGGATCTTCCGCTACCTCAATCGCGTCAGTCCCTCCTCTGTGGCGACCCTGCGGGGGATGAATGGTGGTGGCTGA
- the psb32 gene encoding photosystem II repair protein Psb32, whose amino-acid sequence MLRISKLLAVLSATALSLWLLVPTALAVAPVDFPSVRPSDPVLDGAEVLSRSSRTELNSRLQELDQQRLDARLITVRRLDYGLTLNSFGEQLLERWSGTAGEAPLLLMLIEAQNKQAAVVADSALSSRLPVELLRSTGRTTMSQPLRDGDRYRQASLDGIERLDVVLNGGEDPGPPVEVERTTLPTNIPTKEETEESNAFTWVIVLLVVGTIVPMATWWVFSR is encoded by the coding sequence ATGCTGAGGATTTCAAAGCTCCTAGCCGTTCTTTCGGCTACCGCCCTGTCCTTGTGGCTGCTCGTCCCGACGGCCCTGGCTGTTGCACCCGTTGATTTCCCATCGGTCCGCCCCTCAGATCCGGTCCTTGACGGAGCCGAGGTGTTGAGCCGATCGAGCCGAACTGAGCTGAATTCCAGGCTCCAAGAGCTCGATCAACAGCGTCTCGATGCCCGTCTGATCACTGTGCGTCGCCTTGACTACGGTCTCACCCTGAACTCCTTCGGTGAGCAGCTTCTCGAACGCTGGAGTGGCACAGCAGGTGAAGCCCCTCTTCTGCTGATGTTGATCGAAGCCCAGAACAAACAGGCCGCTGTGGTGGCGGACTCTGCACTCTCCAGCAGGCTTCCTGTGGAGCTGCTGCGTAGCACCGGACGCACCACCATGAGTCAGCCGCTGCGGGATGGTGACCGCTATCGGCAAGCCAGTCTGGATGGAATCGAACGCCTTGACGTGGTCCTCAACGGTGGGGAAGACCCAGGCCCACCGGTTGAAGTCGAACGGACAACTCTGCCGACCAACATTCCGACGAAGGAAGAAACCGAAGAAAGCAATGCTTTCACTTGGGTGATTGTCTTGCTGGTGGTGGGAACCATCGTGCCAATGGCTACCTGGTGGGTTTTCTCCCGCTGA
- a CDS encoding tellurite resistance TerB family protein has protein sequence MGQITPAGMTEAEAFAAVALGAVACDGVLGRDEAHALRRHLEHRTPYKNASESEMAALFDGLLAVLREQGLEQLVDQALPQLNLEQQETALALATQLVHADRSVDSAETAFLETLTRKVDLPDSRARGIVEAIMALNRDSLLS, from the coding sequence ATGGGGCAGATCACACCAGCGGGAATGACCGAGGCCGAAGCGTTTGCTGCCGTCGCTCTTGGAGCTGTGGCTTGTGACGGTGTGCTGGGAAGAGACGAGGCCCACGCCCTGCGTCGCCATCTTGAACATCGAACGCCGTACAAAAACGCCAGCGAATCCGAGATGGCTGCCCTCTTTGACGGACTTTTGGCTGTGTTGCGCGAGCAAGGCCTCGAACAGCTTGTCGATCAGGCGTTGCCCCAATTGAATCTGGAGCAACAGGAAACCGCCCTGGCCCTGGCCACGCAATTGGTCCATGCCGACCGCTCTGTCGATTCAGCAGAAACAGCCTTTCTCGAGACCCTGACCCGCAAAGTGGACTTACCCGATTCGCGCGCCAGAGGCATCGTTGAGGCGATCATGGCCCTGAATCGCGACAGCCTGCTCTCCTAA
- a CDS encoding cofactor assembly of complex C subunit B: protein MPPAARISLSAGLLVLLMAAVNATTAPSIQPSLERAEVLAGLAGVGLMLVAVLWTRAVPKAPEAVALEGDQSFWLVDGLPDPVRLELAWGSQLLLTATSAATMLVYWDGKVLMRRGLICSSPFKPGAICERSTEQGQLISLVKTALYPGRTEFDSVLPDLPAVMVQPLEARGWVVLGGWSERCFSRSDERWFSGWCERLRMTLVQADESSLLTETDPHPG from the coding sequence ATGCCACCAGCCGCCCGAATCAGCCTTTCTGCCGGACTGTTGGTGCTTCTGATGGCTGCTGTGAATGCAACGACTGCTCCGTCCATTCAGCCGAGCCTTGAGCGGGCTGAAGTGCTGGCGGGTTTGGCAGGTGTCGGTCTCATGCTTGTGGCCGTCCTCTGGACCAGAGCAGTGCCTAAAGCTCCTGAGGCAGTCGCTCTTGAAGGGGATCAGTCCTTTTGGCTTGTGGATGGGCTGCCGGATCCCGTTCGCCTGGAGTTGGCCTGGGGGAGCCAACTGCTCCTCACTGCCACATCAGCAGCCACGATGCTTGTCTACTGGGATGGGAAGGTGCTGATGAGACGTGGATTGATCTGCAGCAGCCCGTTTAAGCCAGGCGCGATCTGTGAGCGCTCCACGGAGCAGGGCCAGTTGATTTCTCTGGTGAAAACTGCCTTATATCCAGGGCGCACGGAATTCGATTCTGTGCTTCCCGATCTACCGGCTGTGATGGTTCAGCCTCTTGAAGCCAGAGGCTGGGTGGTGCTTGGAGGCTGGTCAGAGCGCTGCTTCAGCCGTTCCGATGAGCGTTGGTTCAGTGGATGGTGTGAGCGGCTCAGAATGACACTGGTGCAGGCTGACGAGTCTTCTTTGTTGACCGAGACCGACCCTCATCCAGGCTGA
- the lptC gene encoding LPS export ABC transporter periplasmic protein LptC, which translates to MRPTPGLRLAGGIVLISVVLCGCESADDSAAPAAPPFVFRSLELRQKKADGSRDWDLNSPEARYEFGRRLVRARNPSGLLYNKNKPTFTIKAQTAVVLNDGQEVLLEGDVQLQQLTGQKVLIRGDRLRWTPGRSLLVIDQRPQADDQSNRLRASSAQLQQDSQDLTLMGVVQLEQWGQARKPGVNPNSVLRTQKAIWNLGDGALQAQGPVLGQRREKQDTLQQLQASRLSGNTQEGVIDLIEPVRVQFPQRKGLLNALTTRWNFKKETLSSERRFDGRLDRSNIEGRGFLVDLKKSTLKVSQDCRLQQPGEQLEADHCEWNWSNDAVLAKGNVVLRRKSNNQVTRSQVLRGKVGRKGTVIFSAPGDKVRSELSLDEGRSRSTKKTRQPAPVSF; encoded by the coding sequence ATGAGACCAACACCGGGTCTTCGGCTGGCTGGAGGGATCGTTCTGATCTCTGTGGTGCTGTGCGGCTGTGAATCCGCCGATGACAGCGCAGCTCCTGCCGCGCCTCCGTTTGTATTCCGTTCGCTGGAACTGCGGCAGAAAAAAGCAGATGGTTCAAGGGACTGGGACCTAAACAGTCCGGAAGCTCGCTACGAATTCGGTCGCCGACTTGTGCGAGCCCGAAATCCCTCAGGCTTGCTTTACAACAAGAACAAACCGACCTTCACGATCAAAGCGCAGACCGCAGTTGTCCTCAACGATGGCCAAGAGGTTCTGCTGGAAGGGGATGTGCAGCTTCAACAACTCACGGGCCAAAAGGTGTTGATCCGTGGAGATCGCCTCCGCTGGACCCCCGGGCGCTCTCTGCTGGTGATCGACCAACGCCCCCAGGCCGATGACCAGAGCAATCGACTCCGTGCCAGCAGTGCTCAGCTCCAACAAGACAGCCAAGATCTCACCCTCATGGGTGTCGTGCAGCTCGAGCAGTGGGGGCAAGCGAGGAAGCCAGGCGTCAATCCCAACAGCGTGCTCCGCACCCAAAAAGCGATCTGGAATCTCGGTGATGGTGCACTGCAAGCCCAGGGTCCTGTGCTTGGCCAGCGACGCGAGAAGCAAGACACTCTTCAACAACTTCAAGCCAGCCGATTGTCGGGCAATACTCAAGAGGGAGTGATTGATCTGATTGAACCAGTGCGGGTGCAGTTTCCTCAACGCAAAGGCCTTCTGAACGCCCTCACAACCCGATGGAACTTCAAGAAAGAGACCCTGAGCAGCGAACGCCGCTTCGATGGTCGCCTCGACCGATCCAATATCGAAGGCCGTGGTTTCCTTGTCGACCTGAAAAAAAGCACGTTGAAGGTCAGTCAGGACTGCAGACTTCAGCAACCCGGCGAACAACTCGAAGCTGATCACTGTGAATGGAATTGGAGCAACGATGCTGTTCTGGCCAAGGGGAACGTTGTGCTCCGCAGAAAGAGCAACAATCAAGTCACCCGCAGCCAGGTGCTCAGAGGCAAAGTGGGTCGAAAAGGCACCGTTATCTTCTCTGCACCGGGAGACAAAGTCCGTTCAGAACTCAGCCTGGATGAGGGTCGGTCTCGGTCAACAAAGAAGACTCGTCAGCCTGCACCAGTGTCATTCTGA
- a CDS encoding methionine--tRNA ligase — MTYSLTTPLYYVNDKPHLGSTYTTIACDALARYQRLEGQEVVFITGVDEHGQKIQRTASEQGIAPQDHCDRITARYQEAWRQWGISNDRFVRTTADRHRPLVQAFFARCEAAGDIRSGRQTGWYCVGCEEFKDDPANAKDPCCPTHQKPLEWRDEENLFFCLSNFQERIEQLIQQPEFIAPASRRKEIQNFVAGGLRDFSISRVNVSWGLPVPGHEGHTFYVWFDALLGYLTALLDDGGAIDLERLESVGWPADVQVIGKDILRFHAVYWPAMLMSAGLPVPKRVFGHGFLTREGQKMGKSLGNVLDPDVLLERCGHDAVRWYLLRDIQFGEDGDFQQQRFSDLVNNDLANTIGNLLNRTASMARKWFSDAVPPIEPEALADHPLKAQAETVIQTVHQSMPELRFQEACEAILGLAISANGFLNEQAPWSRMKQPGQETIVGADLYAVLECSRLVGLLLSPLVPDLSARILAQLGFDAPPTRWKSELIWGKLRCGSALPQPQPVMARLELDGPL; from the coding sequence ATGACCTACAGCCTCACAACTCCGCTTTATTACGTCAACGACAAGCCCCATCTCGGCAGCACTTACACGACGATTGCCTGTGATGCTCTAGCCCGTTATCAGCGCCTGGAAGGTCAAGAGGTGGTCTTCATCACTGGCGTTGACGAGCATGGCCAAAAGATTCAGCGAACGGCGAGCGAACAGGGAATCGCCCCCCAGGACCACTGTGATCGAATCACGGCCCGCTACCAGGAGGCCTGGCGGCAGTGGGGGATCAGTAACGATCGCTTTGTGCGCACGACGGCAGACCGTCATCGCCCCCTGGTGCAAGCGTTTTTCGCTCGCTGTGAGGCGGCCGGGGATATCCGTAGCGGCCGCCAGACCGGTTGGTATTGCGTGGGTTGCGAAGAATTCAAGGACGATCCTGCCAACGCCAAGGACCCCTGCTGTCCAACCCATCAGAAGCCACTGGAATGGCGCGATGAAGAAAATCTTTTTTTCTGCCTCTCCAATTTCCAGGAGAGGATCGAACAGCTGATTCAGCAGCCGGAGTTCATCGCCCCAGCCAGCCGCCGCAAAGAAATTCAGAATTTCGTGGCGGGAGGCCTTCGCGACTTTTCAATCTCCAGAGTCAATGTCTCCTGGGGACTACCGGTCCCCGGGCATGAGGGCCATACGTTCTACGTGTGGTTTGACGCTCTGCTTGGTTACCTCACCGCCTTGCTCGACGATGGTGGTGCCATTGACCTGGAACGCCTGGAGAGCGTGGGTTGGCCTGCAGACGTTCAAGTGATTGGCAAGGACATTCTTCGCTTTCACGCCGTGTATTGGCCGGCCATGCTGATGTCGGCGGGCCTGCCGGTTCCCAAACGCGTGTTCGGCCACGGTTTTCTGACGCGAGAAGGCCAGAAAATGGGCAAGTCACTGGGGAACGTGCTGGATCCCGATGTGCTGCTGGAACGCTGCGGTCATGATGCCGTGCGTTGGTACCTACTTCGTGACATTCAATTCGGTGAAGACGGAGATTTCCAGCAACAGCGATTCAGTGACTTGGTGAATAACGATCTCGCTAACACGATCGGTAATCTGCTGAATCGCACCGCATCAATGGCCCGTAAGTGGTTCAGCGATGCCGTACCGCCGATCGAGCCGGAGGCCCTCGCGGACCATCCCCTCAAAGCCCAAGCGGAGACGGTGATTCAGACCGTGCATCAATCCATGCCTGAGCTTCGCTTTCAGGAAGCGTGCGAAGCCATTCTCGGATTGGCCATCAGCGCGAATGGCTTCCTGAATGAACAGGCTCCTTGGAGTCGAATGAAACAACCAGGGCAGGAAACCATCGTGGGGGCCGATCTGTATGCCGTTCTCGAGTGCAGTCGGCTCGTCGGCCTCCTCCTCTCACCCCTCGTTCCAGACCTCAGCGCCAGGATTCTTGCCCAACTGGGCTTCGATGCCCCTCCAACACGCTGGAAGAGCGAGCTGATCTGGGGCAAGCTGCGCTGCGGATCCGCTCTCCCTCAACCGCAACCGGTCATGGCCCGACTCGAACTCGACGGACCACTCTGA
- a CDS encoding Mo-dependent nitrogenase C-terminal domain-containing protein, with the protein MASPEQLDPSLQVWLAALHQLALADGDFDAVERRMLAEHLSETLPESELDWEAMGPVHDADLARLLAADPTVAEQFLRTAVVVALADGHLSRAELDLLQHWAELLGCDQAPLAGLQPCIDHLSDDDWHPLEPLKHWLDELDPSDPRVAGFIVNLIPSQCPFERDIVLFGHKLVHIPPMCKLNPLYDQLVGLRFRCLGHLSQEQQLRICRKDSAQA; encoded by the coding sequence ATGGCCTCTCCTGAGCAGCTTGATCCCTCACTCCAGGTCTGGCTCGCGGCCCTGCACCAACTGGCTCTGGCCGATGGTGATTTTGACGCCGTAGAACGGCGCATGCTCGCCGAGCACCTCTCGGAAACCCTGCCGGAATCGGAACTCGACTGGGAGGCGATGGGGCCGGTGCACGATGCTGATTTGGCGCGGCTTCTCGCGGCAGATCCCACCGTCGCGGAACAGTTCCTGCGCACCGCCGTGGTGGTAGCCCTTGCCGATGGCCATCTCAGCCGCGCAGAACTCGATCTGCTGCAGCACTGGGCCGAGTTGCTCGGCTGTGATCAGGCGCCGCTGGCGGGCCTGCAACCCTGCATCGACCATCTCAGCGATGACGACTGGCATCCTTTGGAACCGCTCAAGCACTGGCTTGATGAACTCGATCCTTCCGATCCGCGGGTGGCCGGATTCATCGTCAATCTGATCCCCTCTCAGTGCCCGTTTGAACGCGACATCGTCCTATTCGGCCACAAGCTGGTGCACATCCCGCCGATGTGCAAACTGAATCCTCTTTACGACCAACTCGTGGGACTTCGCTTCCGCTGCCTCGGCCATCTTTCGCAAGAACAGCAGTTGCGCATCTGCCGCAAGGATTCCGCCCAGGCATGA
- a CDS encoding FAD-dependent oxidoreductase: MSASLDTVEVLVWGGGTGGAAAAIQSARGGASTLLLTPGSWLGGMVSAAGVCCPDGNELTPWQTGLWGAFLRELERREPDGLDHNWVSCFGYRPTTAEQILQDWVAAEPKLLWWPRCRLLEVERQHSLITAVRVDVDGEQRRVGCQVVIDGSDRGDLLPLAEAPFRFGWEVQEQWGEPSAPSRQRLATEPFFQEQPVQSPTWVVMGQLQNAHLQADPARGIDPDGCPKLPATFERACEAFGLERTLTYGRLPGGLVMLNWPLHGNDWHWGLDRAFGGDPQQEAELYAEMQAYSLRFAEALIEASGGWLQLGDAFPAESGSPAPWLAAMPYWREGRRMVGRATVIEQDLLPLGEGASCAAMPMDAAGALQSIAVGNYANDHHYPGPDWPLAAKSCRWGGRWTGTPFCIPYGALVSAEIDNLLAADKAISTSHMANGATRLQPLVLNVGQAAGAAAALAVQLNCRPANLSPLHVQQRLIGDPQAPSAALPLWDTPWHHPLWRDRQRSALADPTSLMHQAPTPPSGFVSDADSGGVPTARQVSHWPGHLVPDGSGGFTLHQGQGISWPLITLEPSIHHWLAQLERPIDINLVGVVNRWGPWLRVIAVA; encoded by the coding sequence ATGAGCGCCTCCCTCGATACGGTCGAAGTGCTCGTGTGGGGGGGCGGCACCGGTGGTGCGGCCGCTGCCATCCAGTCCGCTCGTGGCGGTGCCTCCACGCTTCTACTGACCCCAGGCAGTTGGCTCGGGGGAATGGTCAGTGCTGCTGGGGTGTGCTGCCCCGATGGCAATGAGCTCACCCCCTGGCAGACAGGACTATGGGGTGCCTTTCTGCGGGAGTTGGAGCGTCGTGAACCGGACGGGCTTGATCACAACTGGGTGAGCTGTTTTGGCTACCGCCCGACCACGGCGGAGCAGATCCTCCAGGACTGGGTGGCCGCTGAGCCCAAGCTTCTCTGGTGGCCCCGTTGCCGCTTGCTGGAGGTCGAACGCCAGCACTCCTTGATCACGGCGGTGCGCGTTGACGTCGACGGAGAGCAACGCCGGGTGGGCTGTCAGGTGGTGATCGATGGCAGCGATCGGGGGGATCTGCTCCCCTTGGCGGAGGCGCCTTTCCGCTTTGGCTGGGAGGTGCAGGAGCAATGGGGTGAGCCGAGTGCCCCAAGCCGCCAACGGCTAGCAACGGAGCCTTTTTTCCAAGAGCAACCGGTGCAATCCCCCACCTGGGTGGTGATGGGCCAGTTGCAGAACGCGCACCTGCAGGCGGATCCCGCCCGCGGCATCGATCCTGACGGATGCCCCAAGCTGCCGGCAACGTTCGAACGCGCCTGTGAGGCCTTTGGCCTGGAGCGCACCCTCACCTATGGGCGCCTGCCTGGTGGCTTGGTCATGCTCAACTGGCCCCTGCATGGCAATGATTGGCACTGGGGGCTGGATCGGGCCTTTGGCGGAGATCCACAACAGGAGGCGGAGCTCTATGCCGAAATGCAGGCCTACAGCCTGCGTTTTGCCGAGGCCCTGATCGAGGCAAGTGGAGGGTGGCTGCAACTCGGCGATGCGTTTCCTGCCGAATCAGGCAGCCCGGCCCCTTGGCTGGCGGCCATGCCCTACTGGCGGGAGGGGCGGCGCATGGTGGGACGCGCCACGGTGATCGAGCAGGATCTGTTGCCCCTTGGCGAGGGGGCTTCGTGCGCTGCCATGCCGATGGATGCAGCCGGTGCGCTGCAATCGATCGCTGTGGGCAATTACGCCAATGACCATCACTATCCCGGGCCGGATTGGCCCTTGGCAGCCAAAAGCTGCCGTTGGGGTGGGCGCTGGACGGGAACACCGTTCTGCATTCCCTACGGTGCGCTGGTCAGTGCCGAGATCGACAATCTGCTGGCGGCTGACAAGGCCATCAGCACCAGCCACATGGCCAATGGCGCCACTCGCCTGCAGCCCCTTGTTCTCAATGTGGGCCAGGCGGCAGGCGCTGCTGCGGCCCTGGCGGTGCAGCTGAACTGCAGGCCCGCGAATCTGTCACCCCTTCACGTTCAACAACGGCTGATTGGGGATCCGCAGGCGCCATCAGCTGCGTTGCCTCTTTGGGACACGCCATGGCATCACCCGCTATGGCGTGATCGTCAGCGTTCAGCGCTGGCCGATCCCACAAGCTTGATGCACCAGGCACCGACTCCGCCCAGCGGGTTTGTCTCTGACGCCGACTCAGGTGGTGTCCCAACCGCACGGCAGGTCTCGCACTGGCCAGGGCACTTGGTGCCTGATGGCTCAGGGGGGTTCACCCTCCACCAGGGCCAAGGGATCTCCTGGCCGCTGATCACCTTGGAACCTTCGATCCATCACTGGCTGGCGCAGCTTGAGAGGCCGATCGACATCAACCTTGTTGGGGTTGTGAATCGATGGGGCCCTTGGCTTCGCGTGATTGCTGTGGCGTGA
- a CDS encoding NCS2 family permease has translation MPTALTRFLGPWRPGDLDGFLALGLNNLIQILLIISLCRGILGYPDALLFGQILPAVGVSLLVGNLAYTHLARRLAAREQRSDCTALPYGINTVSLFAYIFLVMLPVKLAALNSGLPEAAAITRSWHAGMVACLGSGLIETAGAFCADRLRRWLPRAALLSTLAGIALGYIALGFLLRTYANPLVGLASLAVILLGYYARVRWPLPTGLMAVLLGMVLAWSSGLIHPSASGWQASLSTVTLQTPTLQLTTLWQARADLVPWLGVIVPMGLFNVIGSLQNLDSADAAGDRYGTRSCLLIDGIGTLAAAALGSCFPTTIYIGHSGFKDLGARSGYSWLNGVVMGAACFLGLFGLIALLVPIDAGMAIVLYIGIAMTSQAFQATPSRHAPAVVLGILPGLAGWGAQLLKAGLRTGALGSEARPFNEAMITQLASGDVWAAGAFALEQGQIITAMLLAALLVFAIEKRFLAAAVCSGSAAVLAWFGVLHAWTFSTADTVLNLGWGTGQPWAIAYGVITVLILIARVLPQDSQID, from the coding sequence ATGCCCACTGCACTGACGCGCTTTCTGGGTCCCTGGAGACCCGGTGATCTGGATGGCTTCCTGGCTCTGGGCCTGAACAATCTGATTCAGATTCTGCTGATCATCAGCCTCTGCCGTGGCATCCTCGGTTACCCCGATGCCCTGCTGTTCGGGCAGATCCTGCCAGCGGTTGGCGTCAGCCTGTTGGTCGGCAATCTGGCTTACACCCACCTGGCCAGACGCCTCGCTGCTCGTGAACAGCGCAGTGACTGCACAGCACTCCCCTATGGGATCAACACGGTCAGCTTGTTCGCCTACATCTTCCTGGTGATGCTGCCCGTGAAGCTGGCGGCTCTGAACAGTGGCCTGCCGGAGGCAGCCGCTATCACACGCTCCTGGCATGCTGGCATGGTGGCCTGCCTGGGCTCAGGCCTGATCGAAACGGCGGGTGCTTTTTGCGCCGATCGCTTGAGACGCTGGTTGCCTCGTGCCGCATTGCTCTCCACGCTCGCCGGCATCGCTCTCGGTTACATCGCCCTTGGTTTTCTGTTGCGCACTTATGCCAATCCACTGGTTGGATTGGCGAGTCTGGCTGTCATTTTGCTTGGTTACTACGCCAGGGTTCGGTGGCCTTTACCCACGGGGTTGATGGCCGTGTTGCTGGGCATGGTGCTCGCCTGGAGTAGCGGTCTGATTCATCCCTCGGCAAGTGGTTGGCAGGCAAGCCTCAGCACAGTCACGCTTCAAACCCCAACACTGCAACTCACCACCCTCTGGCAGGCACGCGCCGACTTGGTTCCCTGGCTTGGGGTGATCGTGCCGATGGGTCTGTTCAATGTGATCGGGTCCCTACAGAATCTCGATAGCGCCGATGCCGCAGGAGACCGCTACGGCACCCGCTCCTGCCTCCTGATTGATGGCATCGGCACGTTGGCAGCCGCGGCCTTGGGATCCTGCTTTCCGACAACGATCTACATCGGTCATTCAGGCTTCAAAGACCTCGGGGCCCGTTCGGGTTATTCGTGGCTCAATGGTGTGGTGATGGGAGCAGCCTGCTTCCTTGGACTGTTCGGCCTGATCGCACTGCTAGTTCCCATTGATGCCGGCATGGCGATCGTGCTCTACATCGGGATCGCGATGACGTCACAGGCGTTTCAGGCCACACCCTCCAGGCATGCGCCGGCCGTGGTGTTGGGGATCCTGCCTGGCCTGGCGGGATGGGGAGCGCAATTGCTGAAAGCTGGCCTGCGAACAGGAGCATTGGGGAGCGAGGCCAGACCCTTCAACGAGGCGATGATCACCCAGTTGGCATCAGGTGATGTCTGGGCTGCGGGTGCCTTTGCGCTTGAGCAAGGACAGATCATCACAGCGATGCTGTTAGCGGCCCTGTTGGTCTTCGCCATTGAAAAGCGGTTTCTTGCTGCGGCGGTCTGTAGCGGCTCAGCAGCTGTTCTGGCCTGGTTCGGGGTGCTGCATGCCTGGACGTTCTCAACAGCAGACACGGTTTTAAATCTTGGCTGGGGTACTGGCCAGCCATGGGCGATTGCCTATGGCGTTATCACTGTGTTGATTCTGATTGCCCGGGTGCTTCCGCAAGATTCTCAAATCGATTGA